The following proteins come from a genomic window of Chionomys nivalis chromosome 9, mChiNiv1.1, whole genome shotgun sequence:
- the Slc4a11 gene encoding solute carrier family 4 member 11 encodes MSQNGHLDDPSEYFSAATQGYFKNEVEDTLEVREDSLGDEAFDTVNSSIVSGESIRFFVNVNLDVQPSKSDIEAATGGCVLLHTSRKYLKLKNFEEEVRAHRDLDGFLAQASIILNETATSLDDVLRTMLSRFAQDPNHAEPDCDLDLLMAKLFTDAGAPTESKVHLLSDTIQGVTATVRGVQYQQSWLCIVCTLKALQKRHVCISRLVRPQNWGENSCEVRFVILVLAPPKMKSTKTAMEVARTFATMFSDITFRQKLLTTRTEEEFKEELVHQRQLLTMTMPRATGHSMSSLHTHKHPQPPKCKDFFPFGKGIWADITHRFPVYPLDFTDGIIGKGKTVGKYVTTTLFLYFACLLPTIAFGSLNDENTNGAIDVQKTIAGQSIGGLLYALFSGQPLVILLTTAPLAIYIQVIRVICDDYNLDFNAFYAWTGLWNSFFLALYAFLNLSLLMSLFKRSTEEIIAFFISITFVLDAVKGMAKIFWKYYHGHHYHTKKTSSLASLLSVGRSPNTSLHSALNTSLLPSPVEMATAGSPSSTHSGQATAVLSLLIMLGTLWLGYTLYQFKKSPYLHPCVRETLSDCALPIAVLSFSLIGSYGFQEIEMSKFRYNPSESLFEMAQIRSLSFKAISSTMGLGFLLSLLFFIEQNLVAALVNAPENRLVKGTAYHWDLLLLAIINTGLSLFGLPWIHAAYPHSPLHVRALALVEERVENGHIYETIVNVQETRLTALGASVLVGFSLLLLPFPLQWIPKPVLYGLFLYIALTSLDGNQLFSRVALLLKEQTSYPPTHYVRRVPQRKIHYFTGLQILQLLLLCAFGMSSLPYMKMVFPVIMIAMIPIRYNLLPRIIEAKYLDVMDAEHRP; translated from the exons CTGCAACTCAGGGATACTTCAAGAATGAGGTGGAAGACACCCTTGAAGTCCGGGAAGACAGCCTGGGGGATGAGGCCTTCGACACCGTCAACTCCTCCATTGTGTCTGGCGAGAGCATCCGGTTTTTTGTCAACGTCAACCTTGATGTGCAGCCCTCCAAATCTG ACATTGAAGCAGCAACCGGTGGCTGTGTGCTCCTCCACACCTCCCGCAAG TATCTGAAGTTAAAGAACTTTGAGGAAGAGGTCCGTGCACACCGGGACCTAGACGGCTTCCTGGCCCAGGCCAGCATCATCCTGAACGAGACAGCTACCTCGCTGGATGACGTGCTTCGGACTATGCTGAGCCGCTTCGCCCAGGACCCCAACCATGCCGAACCCGACTGTGACCTGGACCTGCTCATGGCCAAGCTCTTTACAGATGCTGGGGCCCCCACGGAGAGCAAAG TCCACCTGCTCTCGGATACCATCCAGGGAGTCACCGCCACCGTCCGAGGGGTGCAGTACCAGCAGTCATGGCTCTGCATCGT CTGTACCTTGAAGGCCCTACAGAAGCGGCACGTGTGCATCAGCCGCCTGGTTCGACCCCAGAACTGGGGGGAGAACTCCTGTGAGGTCCGCTTTGTCATCCTGGTGCTGGCCCCGCCCAAGATG AAAAGCACCAAGACTGCAATGGAGGTGGCACGCACATTTGCCACCATGTTCTCAGACATCACCTTCCGCCAGAAGCTCCTGACAACGCGCACAGAAGAGGAATTCAAGGAGGAGTTGGTGCATCAGAGACAGCTGCTCACCATGACGATGCCAAGAGCAACGGGGCACAGCATGAGCTCCCTCCACACTCACAAACACCCTCAG CCTCCGAAGTGCAAGGACTTCTTCCCTTTTGGAAAGGGCATCTGGGCGGATATCACGCACCGGTTCCCTGTGTACCCACTGGACTTTACCGATG GCATCATCGGGAAAGGCAAGACTGTGGGCAAATATGTCACCACCACGCTCTTCCTCTACTTCGCCTGCCTCCTGCCGACGATTGCTTTTGGATCCCTCAATGATGAGAACACTAACGGGGCCATCG ATGTGCAGAAGACCATAGCTGGGCAGAGCATCGGAGGCCTCTTGTATGCACTCTTCTCTGGGCAGCCGCTGGTGATCCTGCTGACGACCGCACCCCTGGCCATCTACATCCAGG TGATCCGAGTCATCTGTGACGACTACAACCTGGACTTCAATGCCTTCTATGCATGGACGGGCCTGTGGAACAGTTTCTTCCTCGCGCTGTACGCCTTCCTCAACCTCAGCCTGCTTATGAGTCTCTTTAAGAG GTCAACAGAAGAAATCATTGCCTTCTTCATTTCCATCACGTTTGTGCTGGATGCTGTCAAGGGCATGGCCAAAA TCTTCTGGAAGTACTACCATGGTCACCACTACCACACAAAAAAGACTTCGTCCTTGGCCAGCTTGTTGAGCGTTGGCAGAAGCCCCAACACCAGCCTTCACTCTGCGCTCAACACCAGCCTCCTGCCCAGCCCCGTTGAGATGGCCACAGCTGGCAGCCCCAGCAGCACACACTCGGGCCAGGCTACGGCAGTGCTCAGTCTCCTTATCATGCTGGGCACGCTCTGGCTGGGCTACACCCTCTACCAGTTCAAGAAAAG CCCCTACCTGCACCCGTGTGtccgtgagaccctgtctgactGTGCCCTGCCCATCGCCGTgctctccttctccctcatcGGCTCCTATGGCTTCCAGGAAATTGAGA TGAGCAAGTTCAGATACAACCCCAGCGAGAGCCTCTTTGAGATGGCACAGATCCGCTCTCTGTCCTTCAAGGCCATCAGCAGCACCATGGGTCTTGGTTTCCTgctctctttgcttttcttcattgaGCAGAACCTGGTGGCTGCCCTGGTCAATGCACCAGAGAACAG GCTGGTGAAGGGCACTGCCTATCACTGGGACCTCCTGCTCCTGGCCATCATCAATACGGGGCTGTCTCTCTTCGGGCTACCCTGGATCCACGCCGCCTACCCCCACTCCCCGCTGCATGTACGGGCACTGGCCTTAGTGGAGGAACGTGTGGAGAACGGGCACATTTATGAAAC GATTGTGAATGTTCAGGAGACCCGGCTGACCGCGCTGGGCGCCAGTGTTCTGGTGGGgttctctctcctgctgctgccCTTCCCACTGCAGTGGATCCCCAAGCCGGTGCTTTACGGGCTCTTCCTCTACATCGCGCTCACCTCCCTGGATGGCAACCAGCTCTTCTCGCGAGTGGCCCTGCTGCTCAAGGAGCAG ACatcctacccacccacccactacGTCCGGAGAGTGCCCCAGAGGAAGATCCACTACTTCACAGGCCTGCAGattctgcagctgctgctgctctgtGCCTTCGGCATGAGCTCCCTGCCCTACATGAAGATGGTCTTTCCTGTCATCATGATTGCCATGATTCCCATCCG GTACAATCTCTTACCCCGAATCATTGAAGCCAAGTATTTGGATGTCATGGATGCTGAGCACAGACCCTGA